The following are from one region of the Leucobacter sp. Psy1 genome:
- the rplJ gene encoding 50S ribosomal protein L10 produces the protein MATKEATVADLQQKFEESSAVLLTEYRGLTVAQLQELRRSIREHATYAVSKNTLTKIAANNAGITAFDDELAGPSAIAFVHGDTVAVAKALRDFAKANPLLVVKAGYFDGKPLTAAEVGKLADLESREVLLAKAAGAMKASLIGAAQLFNALPAKAARGFGALQEKQDA, from the coding sequence ATGGCTACGAAGGAAGCTACGGTTGCCGATCTTCAGCAGAAGTTTGAAGAGTCGAGCGCCGTTCTGCTGACCGAGTACCGCGGACTCACGGTTGCACAGCTGCAGGAACTGCGGCGGAGCATCCGCGAGCACGCGACGTACGCCGTGTCGAAGAACACGCTGACCAAGATTGCGGCCAACAACGCCGGGATCACCGCATTCGATGACGAGCTCGCCGGCCCTTCGGCGATCGCCTTCGTGCACGGTGACACCGTCGCGGTCGCCAAGGCACTGCGTGACTTCGCCAAGGCAAACCCTCTTTTGGTGGTGAAGGCTGGCTACTTCGATGGCAAGCCCCTCACCGCCGCTGAGGTAGGCAAGCTCGCCGATCTCGAGAGCCGCGAGGTGCTGCTGGCCAAGGCCGCCGGCGCCATGAAGGCATCGCTGATCGGTGCAGCGCAGCTGTTCAACGCTCTGCCCGCCAAGGCCGCTCGCGGCTTCGGCGCGCTGCAGGAAAAGCAGGACGCGTAA
- the gdhA gene encoding NADP-specific glutamate dehydrogenase, protein MAVHTPEFHIRTVLETLEQRGRNEPEFLQAAHEVLDTLTPVLAEHPEYLEAGVLERLVEPERQIIFRVPWIDDDNRVQVNRGFRVQFNSALGPFKGGLRFHPSVTLSVVKFLGFEQIFKNALTRQRIGGGKGGSDFDPRGKSDREVMRFCQSFMTELVNHIGEDIDVPAGDIGVGGREIGYLFGQYRRLTGRHEAGVLTGKGKGWGGAEVRTEATGYGAVYFLDEMLQRAGEGLDGRRAIVSGSGNVATYAIEKVGQLGGTAITASDSSGYVVDESGIDLDLLKQIKEVERGRISVYAERKPSARFVEGGSVWDVAGDVALPCATQNELDAAAARELISNGVRAVAEGANMPTTPDAVMMLQEAGVLFGPGKAANAGGVATSALEMSQNASRDRWDFEMSETRLHGIMRDVHDAAYTASERYGRPGDYVLGANSAAFVTVAQAMVEQGVI, encoded by the coding sequence TTGGCTGTCCACACCCCTGAATTTCATATCCGGACCGTCCTCGAGACTCTGGAGCAACGGGGGAGGAACGAGCCAGAGTTTCTGCAGGCCGCCCACGAGGTCCTCGATACGCTGACGCCGGTGCTCGCCGAGCATCCCGAATACCTCGAAGCCGGGGTGCTCGAGCGCCTCGTCGAGCCGGAGCGTCAGATCATCTTCCGGGTCCCCTGGATCGACGACGACAACCGGGTCCAGGTGAACCGCGGGTTCAGGGTGCAGTTCAACTCGGCGCTGGGCCCTTTCAAAGGCGGACTCCGCTTCCACCCGAGCGTGACGCTTTCGGTGGTGAAGTTCCTCGGGTTCGAGCAGATCTTCAAGAACGCCCTCACCAGGCAGCGCATCGGCGGAGGCAAGGGCGGCTCCGACTTCGACCCGCGCGGGAAGAGCGATCGCGAGGTGATGCGGTTCTGCCAGAGCTTCATGACGGAGCTCGTCAACCACATCGGAGAAGACATCGATGTTCCCGCCGGCGACATCGGCGTCGGTGGTCGGGAGATCGGCTACCTGTTCGGGCAGTACCGCCGACTGACCGGCCGCCACGAGGCCGGTGTGCTCACGGGCAAGGGGAAGGGTTGGGGCGGCGCAGAAGTCCGCACCGAGGCCACGGGGTACGGGGCCGTCTACTTCCTCGACGAGATGCTTCAGCGCGCGGGCGAGGGACTCGACGGGCGCCGAGCGATCGTTTCCGGATCGGGCAACGTCGCCACCTACGCCATCGAGAAGGTCGGCCAGCTCGGCGGTACGGCCATCACGGCCTCCGACTCCTCAGGGTACGTCGTCGACGAGTCAGGCATCGATCTGGATCTGCTCAAGCAGATCAAGGAGGTCGAGCGCGGACGCATCTCGGTCTACGCCGAGCGGAAGCCCAGTGCGCGGTTCGTCGAGGGCGGATCGGTCTGGGACGTCGCCGGAGACGTCGCGCTCCCGTGTGCGACGCAGAACGAGCTCGACGCCGCCGCCGCGCGCGAGCTCATCTCGAACGGGGTGCGCGCGGTCGCCGAGGGCGCGAACATGCCCACGACGCCTGACGCCGTCATGATGCTGCAGGAAGCCGGCGTGCTCTTCGGTCCAGGCAAGGCGGCGAACGCCGGAGGGGTCGCGACCTCGGCACTCGAGATGAGCCAGAACGCGTCGCGGGATCGCTGGGACTTCGAGATGAGCGAGACCCGCCTCCACGGCATCATGCGCGACGTCCACGACGCCGCCTACACCGCCTCGGAGCGGTACGGCCGGCCGGGGGACTACGTGCTCGGTGCGAACTCCGCTGCATTCGTGACGGTGGCGCAGGCGATGGTGGAGCAGGGCGTCATCTGA
- a CDS encoding ABC transporter ATP-binding protein, producing the protein MALLRLTLHHAKRYRIFIILVLVLQLLATIAALVLPSLNAQIIDRGISSGDTDFIWSTGGLMLLVSLGQVLSAVAAVYFGARASMGIGRDLRSRVYRKVDSLSTLEAMRFGAGTLITRGTNDVQQIQMLAMMTFNFMVTAPIMAIGGIIMALREDAGLAWLVWVSVAVLAVIVSFLVWLLLPLFRKMQDRVDAINGVLREQIMGIRVVRAFVREHFETDRYEVANRNITDVSVKVGNVFVLMFPVIMMVLHVATGAVLWFGGHRVDAGLVEVGSLTAFLQYLLQILMAVMMGVFMTMMIPRAVVCAERLRDLFDTESALSFPETESVPTPAEGRVEFRDVTFGFPGAELPVIKNASFVAEPGQTTAIIGSTGSGKTTLLNLVLRLFDPQSGSVTIDGAEVTRLTRAQLAKAVSLVPQRPYLFSGTVATNLRFGNEAATDEELWEALRVAQGDDFVRAKEHGLDEPISQGGTSVSGGQRQRLSIARALVAKPRVYLFDDSFSALDVATDARLREALPSATEGATTIIVAQRVSTITEADQILVMEDGEIVGRGTHEELLECSPVYQEIVESQLEKSDATPEGGAA; encoded by the coding sequence GTGGCGCTCCTCAGGCTCACGCTCCACCACGCGAAGCGATACCGCATCTTCATCATCCTGGTGCTGGTGCTCCAACTGCTCGCGACAATCGCCGCGCTGGTGCTGCCCAGCCTGAACGCGCAGATCATCGATCGCGGTATCTCCAGTGGCGATACCGACTTCATCTGGAGCACGGGCGGCCTGATGCTCCTCGTTTCCCTCGGCCAGGTGCTCTCGGCGGTCGCAGCGGTCTACTTCGGGGCCCGAGCGAGCATGGGCATCGGTCGCGACCTGAGGAGTCGCGTGTACCGCAAGGTCGACTCCCTCTCCACGCTCGAGGCGATGCGCTTCGGTGCCGGCACGCTCATCACCCGTGGCACGAACGACGTGCAGCAGATCCAGATGCTCGCCATGATGACGTTCAACTTCATGGTCACGGCGCCGATCATGGCGATCGGCGGCATCATCATGGCGCTCCGCGAGGACGCAGGGCTCGCCTGGCTCGTCTGGGTCTCGGTCGCGGTGCTGGCGGTCATCGTGAGCTTCCTCGTCTGGTTGCTGCTGCCCCTCTTCCGCAAGATGCAGGACCGCGTCGATGCGATCAACGGCGTGCTCCGCGAGCAGATCATGGGTATCCGCGTGGTTCGCGCGTTCGTGCGCGAGCACTTCGAGACCGATCGCTACGAGGTCGCGAACCGCAACATCACCGACGTCTCCGTGAAGGTCGGCAACGTGTTCGTCCTCATGTTCCCCGTCATCATGATGGTGCTGCACGTCGCGACCGGTGCCGTGCTGTGGTTCGGGGGGCACCGTGTCGACGCCGGCCTGGTCGAGGTGGGCTCTCTGACGGCCTTCCTGCAGTACCTCCTGCAGATCCTCATGGCGGTCATGATGGGGGTCTTCATGACGATGATGATCCCTCGCGCCGTCGTCTGCGCCGAGCGCCTGCGCGACCTGTTCGACACCGAGTCCGCCCTCTCGTTCCCCGAGACCGAGTCCGTGCCCACGCCTGCTGAGGGGCGCGTGGAGTTCCGCGACGTGACCTTCGGGTTCCCCGGAGCGGAGCTGCCCGTGATCAAGAACGCCTCCTTCGTGGCGGAGCCCGGACAGACGACCGCGATCATCGGGTCGACTGGCTCGGGCAAGACGACGCTGCTGAACCTCGTGCTGCGCCTCTTCGACCCGCAGAGCGGGAGCGTCACGATCGACGGCGCCGAAGTGACGCGGCTCACCCGTGCCCAGCTGGCGAAGGCCGTGAGCCTGGTGCCGCAGCGGCCGTACCTGTTCTCGGGCACCGTCGCCACCAACCTGCGCTTCGGCAATGAGGCAGCGACCGATGAGGAGCTCTGGGAGGCCCTCCGGGTCGCCCAGGGAGACGACTTCGTCCGCGCCAAGGAGCACGGTCTCGACGAACCGATCTCCCAGGGCGGCACCAGTGTCTCGGGCGGACAGCGGCAGCGGCTCTCGATCGCTCGAGCACTCGTGGCGAAACCGCGGGTGTACCTGTTCGATGACTCGTTCTCCGCCCTCGACGTTGCGACCGACGCGCGGCTCCGCGAGGCGCTCCCGTCGGCGACCGAGGGCGCGACGACGATCATCGTCGCGCAGCGCGTATCGACGATCACCGAGGCGGATCAGATCCTCGTCATGGAAGACGGGGAGATCGTCGGTCGAGGCACCCACGAGGAGCTACTTGAGTGCAGTCCCGTCTACCAGGAGATCGTCGAGTCCCAGCTCGAGAAATCCGACGCGACGCCGGAAGGGGGTGCAGCGTAA
- a CDS encoding flotillin family protein, which yields MILFTPAIVGIFGAIVALVLIALVIIKRYRIAKPDEAIIVTGGRGKEVSDSKTGQTVRDLSGQKVVTGGGVFVVPFVQKSFTISLRSRRLTITTEAQTTDGITIQAQAVAVVKVGGSQEMIRAAAQRFLSNSDEIDESTQEVLSGSLRSIIGGLTVLQIIRDRAVVAQSVLEAAEEALTKQGLVVDTLQIQEIRDGADYITNIGRPEAAKVRQAADIAETNAYQASEEAKISAEQHLLDRNREFKLRQAAVQAETDKATAQASAAQPLEDAIQQQGIVEQQQLTAQRQVTLRKEQLNADVRAVAEAEAYRVEQIAKAEAAAAVAAADGRAQATEREGLAARAARIAGAEALAAEGEAEARALRAKGTAEADAIDARARALETQSQAVLAQELIQLLPQIAAEYANAISAIDTMTVVSADGTSKVAGDAMGNIKGLLDMARDTVGVDLVGMLNGVATGSAAGAAAGRAQRRASSSFGEAADYAAETADRGADRVNERGTGMDPTIATPDLGSDLGSDAGASTDQATENGGTDAS from the coding sequence ATGATCTTGTTCACCCCCGCCATCGTCGGGATCTTCGGCGCGATAGTCGCGCTAGTGCTGATCGCGCTGGTCATCATCAAGCGCTACCGCATTGCGAAGCCCGACGAGGCGATCATCGTCACCGGCGGCAGAGGCAAGGAGGTCTCCGACTCCAAGACGGGGCAGACCGTCCGCGACCTGTCGGGGCAGAAGGTCGTCACGGGCGGCGGCGTGTTCGTCGTGCCCTTCGTGCAGAAGTCGTTCACGATCTCTCTCCGTTCCCGGCGCCTCACCATCACCACCGAGGCGCAGACGACGGACGGCATCACGATCCAGGCCCAGGCGGTCGCCGTGGTGAAGGTCGGGGGCTCCCAGGAGATGATCCGTGCTGCCGCCCAGCGCTTCCTCTCGAATTCGGACGAGATCGACGAGTCGACCCAGGAAGTGCTGTCGGGTTCGCTCCGCTCCATCATCGGCGGGCTCACGGTGCTGCAGATCATCCGGGATCGCGCAGTGGTCGCTCAGAGCGTGCTCGAAGCAGCAGAAGAGGCGCTCACGAAGCAGGGCCTCGTGGTCGACACGCTCCAGATCCAGGAGATCCGCGACGGGGCCGACTACATCACCAACATCGGTCGTCCCGAAGCCGCGAAGGTGCGCCAGGCCGCCGACATCGCGGAGACGAACGCGTACCAGGCCTCCGAGGAGGCGAAGATCTCGGCCGAGCAGCACCTGCTCGATCGGAATCGCGAGTTCAAGCTGCGCCAGGCGGCCGTGCAGGCTGAGACCGACAAGGCGACCGCGCAGGCTTCGGCAGCGCAGCCGCTCGAGGATGCGATCCAGCAGCAGGGCATCGTCGAGCAGCAGCAGCTCACCGCGCAGCGCCAGGTGACGCTCCGGAAGGAGCAGCTGAACGCCGACGTTCGCGCCGTTGCCGAGGCTGAGGCGTACCGCGTCGAGCAGATCGCGAAGGCCGAAGCCGCCGCCGCGGTCGCAGCCGCGGACGGCCGCGCGCAGGCGACCGAGCGCGAGGGCCTCGCCGCACGTGCCGCGCGTATCGCGGGCGCCGAGGCGCTGGCGGCCGAGGGCGAGGCGGAAGCCCGCGCGCTCCGAGCCAAGGGCACGGCAGAGGCGGACGCGATCGACGCGCGTGCCCGTGCACTGGAGACCCAGTCGCAGGCGGTGCTGGCGCAGGAACTCATCCAGCTGCTCCCGCAGATCGCCGCGGAGTACGCGAACGCGATCAGCGCGATCGACACGATGACCGTGGTGTCGGCGGACGGCACCTCGAAGGTAGCGGGCGATGCCATGGGCAACATCAAGGGGCTGCTCGACATGGCGCGCGACACCGTCGGCGTCGACCTCGTCGGCATGCTCAACGGCGTGGCCACCGGCAGTGCTGCGGGGGCCGCAGCCGGCCGCGCGCAGCGGCGTGCGTCGTCGAGCTTCGGCGAGGCTGCTGACTACGCCGCGGAGACCGCTGATCGCGGTGCGGATCGCGTGAACGAGCGGGGGACCGGCATGGACCCGACGATCGCGACTCCCGATCTCGGCTCCGACCTCGGTAGCGATGCGGGAGCGTCCACCGACCAGGCCACGGAGAACGGCGGTACCGACGCGTCATGA
- a CDS encoding NlpC/P60 family protein — MTQSSELVAATAAPSAPSKTKRFAQVAGAAALSVGLMGTFAFPAYATFDDAGNGPDGLSQAAEYGAPVENAQSLTAPESSISEVAEVAAPSAMSDDVYTAEQEKAKAEAEAKKKADAEAAKEAEALEAQQASSSDDAASASEPAGEDIPSGEGAGAIVSAAKAQLGVAQDCTALVEKSLRAAGIPAGDLGTQVGEYTALGGKQVSTGSMAPGDILVWPGAHVAVYIGNGQAVHGGWNGGTTAIGPISGGTMGGGPGAVVRF, encoded by the coding sequence GTGACCCAGAGCTCCGAACTCGTAGCGGCAACCGCCGCTCCCTCGGCACCCTCGAAGACCAAGCGATTCGCCCAGGTAGCAGGCGCTGCGGCACTGAGTGTCGGTCTCATGGGAACCTTCGCGTTCCCCGCATACGCCACGTTCGACGACGCCGGCAACGGTCCCGACGGGCTCTCCCAGGCCGCCGAGTACGGCGCCCCTGTTGAGAACGCCCAGTCGCTTACGGCGCCTGAGAGCAGCATCTCCGAGGTTGCTGAAGTTGCAGCCCCGTCCGCGATGAGCGATGACGTGTACACCGCCGAGCAGGAGAAGGCCAAGGCTGAAGCCGAGGCCAAGAAGAAGGCCGACGCCGAAGCGGCGAAGGAAGCCGAGGCCCTCGAGGCTCAGCAGGCATCCAGCTCTGACGATGCTGCTTCCGCTTCGGAGCCCGCGGGCGAGGACATCCCCTCGGGTGAGGGCGCCGGCGCCATCGTGAGTGCCGCCAAGGCTCAGCTGGGCGTTGCTCAGGACTGCACCGCGCTCGTCGAGAAGTCGCTCCGTGCGGCCGGCATTCCCGCCGGTGACCTCGGCACGCAGGTCGGCGAGTACACCGCCCTCGGTGGCAAGCAGGTCTCGACCGGCTCGATGGCCCCCGGCGACATCCTCGTCTGGCCGGGCGCGCACGTCGCCGTCTACATCGGCAACGGCCAGGCCGTCCACGGTGGCTGGAACGGCGGCACGACCGCCATCGGCCCGATCTCGGGTGGCACCATGGGTGGCGGCCCCGGCGCGGTCGTCCGCTTCTAA
- the rplL gene encoding 50S ribosomal protein L7/L12, with the protein MAKLSTEELLEQFKELTLIELSEFVKAFEETFDVSAAAPVAVAAAPAAGGEAAAEEEKDEFDVVLDSVGDKKIQVIKVVRELTGLGLGEAKALVEEAPKNVLEGANKEDAEAAKAKLEEAGAGVKLA; encoded by the coding sequence ATGGCTAAGCTTTCGACTGAAGAGCTGCTCGAGCAGTTCAAGGAGCTCACCCTCATCGAGCTCTCGGAGTTCGTGAAGGCGTTCGAGGAGACCTTCGACGTCTCGGCCGCTGCCCCCGTCGCGGTTGCCGCTGCACCCGCCGCCGGTGGCGAGGCCGCCGCTGAGGAGGAGAAGGACGAGTTCGACGTCGTCCTCGACTCGGTCGGCGACAAGAAGATCCAGGTCATCAAGGTCGTGCGCGAGCTCACCGGCCTCGGCCTGGGCGAGGCGAAGGCCCTCGTCGAGGAGGCCCCCAAGAACGTGCTCGAGGGCGCGAACAAGGAGGACGCCGAGGCGGCCAAGGCCAAGCTCGAAGAGGCAGGCGCAGGCGTCAAGCTCGCGTAA
- a CDS encoding response regulator transcription factor yields MTPGDMLRADGGKLRALITDDEDSISQLIAMALRYEGWEVRTSGTGQGALDAIREFSPDVAVLDIMLPDIDGMQVLSRLRSQGVTVPVLFLTALDSVDDRINGLTAGGDDYVVKPFSLEELIARLRGLVRRSQITQSATPDPIIRVGDLTLNEDSYEVERGGDAIDVTSTEFELLRYLMRNPRRVLSKAQILDRVWTYDFTGKPAVVELYISYLRKKIDAGRSPMIHTVRGAGYMLKAADS; encoded by the coding sequence ATGACCCCAGGTGACATGCTGCGCGCCGACGGCGGGAAGCTGCGAGCGCTCATTACCGACGACGAGGATTCGATCTCGCAGCTCATCGCGATGGCGCTCCGTTACGAGGGGTGGGAGGTCAGGACCTCCGGAACGGGGCAGGGTGCTCTCGACGCCATCCGGGAGTTCTCGCCGGATGTCGCAGTGCTCGACATCATGCTGCCGGACATCGACGGGATGCAGGTGCTCTCGCGTCTCCGCAGTCAGGGAGTGACGGTCCCCGTGCTGTTTCTCACGGCGCTCGACTCGGTCGACGACCGGATCAACGGACTCACCGCCGGAGGCGACGACTACGTGGTCAAGCCGTTCAGCCTCGAAGAGCTCATCGCCAGGCTCCGCGGCCTCGTGCGGCGCTCTCAGATCACGCAGAGCGCGACGCCCGATCCGATCATCCGCGTGGGTGACCTCACACTGAACGAGGACAGTTACGAGGTCGAGCGCGGCGGCGACGCGATCGACGTAACGAGCACCGAGTTCGAGCTGCTGCGCTATCTCATGCGCAATCCGCGCCGCGTCCTCTCGAAAGCGCAGATCCTCGACCGGGTGTGGACCTACGACTTCACCGGGAAGCCGGCCGTCGTCGAGCTCTACATCTCGTACCTCCGCAAGAAGATCGACGCCGGTCGGTCACCGATGATCCACACGGTCCGCGGGGCGGGATACATGCTGAAGGCCGCCGACTCCTGA
- a CDS encoding PH domain-containing protein, which produces MSRQRRSLDSSAAHLEAALGPAPEPPARPEIVVLRVRRHGRHLTVPVILLFVITAASGYWVGSFAEPLANIAAGAGAILLSILLVFVPILTWLAERTTITTRRVIMRRGFFVRHRLEISLSRVSEVRTRRTVGQRMHGSGDIDVCVGPDRTTIPDVPGMTRVAEAVQELVARNAAPPQRF; this is translated from the coding sequence ATGAGTCGGCAGCGACGTTCGCTCGACTCCAGCGCGGCCCATCTCGAGGCCGCGCTGGGGCCGGCACCGGAACCTCCGGCGAGACCCGAGATCGTGGTCCTGCGCGTGCGTCGGCACGGTCGTCACCTCACGGTTCCGGTGATCCTGCTCTTCGTCATCACCGCGGCGAGCGGCTACTGGGTCGGCTCCTTCGCCGAACCCCTCGCGAACATCGCAGCGGGGGCGGGCGCGATCCTGCTCAGCATCCTGCTCGTGTTCGTCCCGATCCTCACCTGGCTGGCGGAGCGGACCACCATCACGACGCGGCGCGTGATCATGCGCCGGGGGTTCTTCGTCCGGCATCGACTCGAGATCTCGCTGTCGCGCGTGAGCGAGGTGCGCACGCGCCGCACAGTGGGCCAGCGGATGCACGGATCCGGCGACATCGACGTCTGCGTCGGTCCTGACCGCACGACCATCCCTGACGTGCCAGGCATGACGCGGGTCGCCGAGGCCGTCCAAGAACTCGTCGCCCGGAACGCCGCTCCACCGCAGCGGTTCTGA
- a CDS encoding TetR/AcrR family transcriptional regulator: MAKRQPGRPFSTEITTDLLEAAERAMERGGYSNLTVDNLVREAGTTRATFYRRFTGASHLAYEVLAAKFGDVADVDTGSLLDDLIEMQRADVKVLSSKLMRNNLAGLLEAMRTDDQVRDLYRDRFLDPRREAIRLAVERATVRGEVSSELTIDIDEIRDLLVGPILARTLLPTGGKFDQEYPARSAAVAYRQITGAAA; the protein is encoded by the coding sequence ATGGCGAAGCGACAGCCGGGGAGACCGTTCTCCACCGAGATCACGACTGATCTTCTCGAAGCCGCGGAGCGCGCCATGGAGCGCGGCGGTTACTCGAATCTCACGGTGGACAACCTGGTCCGCGAAGCAGGAACCACTCGCGCCACGTTCTATCGACGATTCACCGGCGCCTCGCACCTCGCCTACGAGGTGCTCGCAGCGAAGTTCGGAGACGTCGCCGATGTCGACACCGGGTCACTGCTCGACGATCTGATCGAGATGCAGCGCGCCGACGTGAAGGTGCTGTCGTCGAAGCTCATGCGGAATAACCTCGCCGGACTCCTCGAAGCGATGCGCACCGACGATCAGGTGCGAGATCTCTACCGCGACCGATTCCTCGACCCCAGGCGTGAAGCGATCCGTCTCGCCGTCGAGCGCGCGACGGTGCGCGGCGAAGTCTCCTCCGAGCTCACCATCGACATCGACGAGATCAGGGACCTTCTCGTGGGGCCGATACTCGCCAGGACACTGCTCCCGACGGGCGGCAAGTTCGATCAGGAGTACCCTGCGCGCTCAGCGGCGGTCGCCTACCGCCAGATCACCGGCGCCGCTGCGTAA
- a CDS encoding YqaJ viral recombinase family protein, with protein MSVPAPSYLTRVVTDGTDRVAWMRARSRGITATDVAKLSTPRSIETAAHAKLFGTSFSGNIYTDHGRAREPEIAAWVLREHTISPSAALFHAASDLRHLATPDGIVEREDGRIELAEIKTTNKEWRSIPRHYLRQVWWQQYVLGAERTLMVWERHEGFVPVGDPECRWIDRDENEIARLVGLAGQLIDTLIARTT; from the coding sequence ATGTCAGTCCCCGCCCCGAGCTATCTCACCCGCGTCGTCACCGACGGTACCGACCGCGTCGCGTGGATGCGCGCGCGTTCACGGGGAATCACGGCGACCGACGTGGCGAAGCTCTCGACGCCGCGCTCGATCGAGACGGCGGCGCACGCCAAGCTCTTCGGCACCTCGTTCAGCGGAAACATCTACACGGATCACGGCAGGGCCCGCGAACCCGAGATCGCAGCGTGGGTGCTGCGGGAGCACACCATCTCCCCCAGCGCCGCGCTCTTTCACGCCGCGTCGGACCTGCGGCACCTCGCGACGCCCGACGGGATCGTCGAACGCGAGGACGGGCGCATCGAGCTCGCGGAGATCAAGACGACGAACAAGGAGTGGCGGTCGATCCCTCGCCACTACCTCCGCCAGGTCTGGTGGCAGCAGTACGTGCTCGGGGCCGAGCGGACGCTCATGGTGTGGGAGCGCCACGAGGGGTTCGTTCCCGTCGGCGATCCGGAATGCCGGTGGATCGACCGCGACGAGAACGAGATCGCGCGGCTCGTCGGTCTCGCCGGACAGCTGATCGACACGCTCATCGCGCGCACCACCTGA